A single genomic interval of Notolabrus celidotus isolate fNotCel1 chromosome 13, fNotCel1.pri, whole genome shotgun sequence harbors:
- the xkr5a gene encoding XK-related protein 5a, translated as MINAAGAVVRRMPSAARRSGCWIAWCQAALLGVSALVIVAERSALIYCIGFYLWNEETQWAGLTLGLFLPGTAVQLLSVKWYYDDGDDRRCYLSVIHILHLGIFKRMWDCMRAVFRMQDSVADLGVAVMQQADVAALWLLEALVLTLPQSLLQAYVVVSTDVGIMSPVAYCCGLCVLSISWALVLYSRACCLIRPGHLAMPPAALLCQLVWRAGMLGARVTCLMFFARVFNWWVCGVAGFHWLTASFWLVSQQPDICTGPWCWRAFNGIMGLVHVFVFLNVKDGPSRFRMASFYAFMLVENATLLLAASDFLSEASWDSMTLPTTVLCSFLLGATSLVLYYRFLHPKSTEISQGMNRNHMGSTCIERGESSFSLGDKSLPAPSIQNHGSFSLSGVAGSLLEHPGTCGGRANSSCPCYHHHWLLIRLALKTGDLGKINRAYGAGGAAAILDLEEYNQEYKSNEGMTITAGDEGVSTSESQGKGLAPLSDCKDEFQSVSEPTSTEPPEEEDDSLEMESPLESPASDFKRSSPEGKSVFGDSPEPYFCPTESSSTLYFSADPQSPSSASNPRLDRDIHEQGVRLNSIPSDPALHRDVRGLMGRVGPRCTSTPRLDSGALDSPSSIPHLTGPRRQLIMSRRDEDDSF; from the exons ATGATAAACGCTGCTGGGGCGGTCGTCCGCAGGATGCCCTCGGCGGCCCGACGGAGCGGATGCTGGATAGCCTGGTGCCAGGCGGCGCTACTCGGCGTGTCGGCGCTGGTGATCGTGGCTGAGCGGAGCGCTC TGATCTACTGTATAGGATTTTACCTTTGGAATGAAGAGACGCAGTGGGCGGGCCTCACTCTGGGCCTCTTCCTACCGGGTACAGCAGTTCAGCTGCTTAGTGTGAAATGGTActatgatgatggtgatgacagGCGATGCTACCTCTCTGTCATACACATACTGCACCTGGGCATATTCAAAAG GATGTGGGACTGCATGAGGGCTGTGTTCCGCATGCAGGACTCTGTGGCTGATCTTGGAGTTGCGGTCATGCAGCAGGCAGATGTTGCTGCTTTGTGGCTGCTGGAGGCCCTGGTTCTCACACTGCCTCAGAGTCTGCTGCAAGCGTATGTCGTGGTGTCCACTGATGTGGGCATCATGTCCCCAG TGGCCTACTGCTGTGGTCTGTGTGTGCTGTCTATTTCCTGGGCACTGGTTCTGTATAGCAGAGCCTGCTGCCTGATACGACCGGGCCACTTGGCCATGCCTCCAGCAGCCTTGCTGTGCCAGCTGGTGTGGAGGGCTGGCATGCTGGGTGCGAGGGTGACCTGCCTCATGTTCTTTGCcagagtttttaactggtggGTCTGTGGAGTAGCAG GTTTCCACTGGCTCACAGCCTCCTTCTGGCTGGTTTCACAGCAACCAGACATCTGCACTGGCCCCTGGTGTTGGCGAGCCTTTAACGGCATCATGGGGCTCGTCCACGTCTTCGTCTTCCTTAACGTCAAAGATGGACCCTCGCGCTTCCGCATGGCCAGTTTTTATGCA tTCATGCTAGTAGAGAATGCTACACTGCTGCTGGCCGCCTCTGACTTCCTAAGTGAAGCATCATGGGACAGCATGACCCTTCCCACCACTGTGCTTTGCAGCTTTCTCCTTG GTGCTACCTCTCTTGTCCTGTACTACCGATTCCTCCACCCAAAGTCCACAGAGATCTCCCAGGGAATGAACCGAAATCACATGGGCAGCACATGCATTGAACGCGGGGAGTCCTCCTTCTCTCTTGGCGATAAAAGCCTTCCAGCTCCCTCCATTCAAAACCACGGCAGCTTTTCCCTCTCCGGTGTGGCTGGTTCTCTACTGGAGCACCCAGGAACCTGCGGGGGCCGGGCTAACAGCTCCTGCCCatgctatcatcaccactggCTCCTCATTCGGCTGGCTCTGAAAACAGGAGACCTGGGGAAGATCAACAGGGCGTATGGGGCTGGTGGAGCGGCAGCCATACTGGACTTGGAGGAGTACAACCAGGAGTATAAGAGTAACGAGGGCATGACTATCACAGCAGGAGATGAGGGTGTCTCCACCTCTGAGTCTCAGGGGAAAGGCCTGGCACCTCTATCGGATTGCAAAGATGAGTTCCAGAGTGTGAGCGAGCCAACATCGACTGAACCacctgaggaagaggatgatagCCTAGAGATGGAGAGCCCACTGGAGTCACCCGCTTCAGATTTCAAACGTAGCTCACCAGAGGGAAAGTCTGTGTTTGGAGACAGTCCAGAGCCGTACTTTTGCCCCACAGAGTCGAGTTCGACCTTATACTTCAGCGCTGATCCTCAGTCTCCCAGCAGTGCCAGTAACCCCCGTTTGGACCGGGACATTCATGAACAGGGGGTACGTCTTAACTCCATCCCCAGCGATCCAGCCCTTCACAGGGATGTACGTGGACTCATGGGCCGTGTTGGGCCACGTTGTACTTCCACTCCTAGATTGGACTCTGGAGCGTTGGACTCCCCGTCTAGTATCCCGCATCTCACAGGACCCAGGAGGCAGCTTATAATGTCCCGACGAGATGAAGACGATAGCTTCTAG